The Acidobacteriaceae bacterium nucleotide sequence GGCACCAACCCTGCCTGTGTAGGCGTCATGCCCTGCTGCATTCTCGCCAGCATCTCGGTGCTTACATAGTCCACGAACCCCTGCATCTGCCGGTTCATCTCTTCCATGCGCTCGCGCATCTGCAGCACCACGGCGATTCCCGCCATGTTTACGCCCAGATCACGCGCCAGATTCAGAATGAACTCCAGCCGTTCCAGATCTTCATCCGTATAAAGCCGTGTGTTGCCGTCCGACCGAGAGGGCCGTAACAGGCCTTCGCGTTCGTACAGTCGCAGTGTCTGCGGATGAATGCTGTACATCTCGCTCACAGACGAGATCATGTACGCGCCCTTGGTTTTACGACGTGTTGCCATCGCCCAAAGAATAACCCGTCCGGCACAACCGTGCATCCTATCCGTACATGAGCGGATTCCTCAAAACCGTCACCCTCGGCTTTTCCGTCGCAGCCGGATGCACAGCCGGAGCCACACTCGCGACCATCGGCGCAGCCTGCTTCGCCGTCAACAAGCTGCGTGCGCAGCCCATTGCGGACAACGCTGTCGTCGTCATCACTGGGGGCTCCCGCGGCCTTGGACTCGCCCTAGCCTCCCGCTTTGCCCGTCGCCCTGTCCGCCTTGTGCTGGCCTCGCGCAAACGCGAAGAGCTCGAACAGGCGCAAGCAACACTGCTTGCCCAGCACCCGCATCTCCAGCCCGAAAGCTTCTATCTCGTCGACGTCGACCTCTCCGAGCAGGAAGGCTGTCAACGCCTCATCGACGAAACCATCGCCCGCTTCGGCCGTATCGACGTTCTCGTGAACAACGCTGGCATCATCGAAGTCGGCCCTGTCGAGTCCATGACGCTCGAAGCCTTTGAAAGCGCCATGCGCATCAACTTCTTCGCCGCGCTGTATACGACCTGGTACGCCCTTCCGTACATGCGCCGCCAGCAGCCCCTGCAAGGCAAACGTCGTGCCGCCGTCGTCAACATCGCCTCCATCGGCGGCAAGTTCTCTGTGCCACACATGCTGCCTTACTCTGCCGCAAAGTTCGCGCTCGTCGGCTTCTCCACCGGCCTCCATGCAGAGCTTCGCGCCAAAGGCATCCGCGTCACCACCATCTGCCCTGGCCTTATGCGTACCGGCGGTGAAGCCCATGCCAAATTTGTCGGTGACATTGCCGCCGAGCAAAAGTGGTTCAACCTCGCCGCAAAAACTCCGGGCATCGCCACCACCACCAGGCACGCAGCCAACAAGATCTACTCTGCCGTCGTCCACGGCCGTGCCGAAGTCACCGTCACACCACAGGCATGGCTCGGCGCACGCTTCGCCGGAGTTTTCCCAGAAACTTTGCAGTGGATGAACGCACTCACCAACCAGCACATCCTCCCGCCTGCCCCTGAATAGCTACTCGCCACACCCCTTTCGCGTCTTCTCCTTGACCTGAGCGCCTCGGCGTCGAAGCGTTCTGTTCGTGGGACCCATCAAATTTGATCGGCCTATGTTAGCGTTATCTGGCTCCACGAAAGGAACCACGATGCGTCTTGCCACTCTTCTTCTCATCGCCTCGACCCTGTCGGCAACAGCCCAGACCAAAGCCCCGGAAGTTCACGAGTCGCAGTACGTCAAGATGCGCGAAGCGCAAAAGGCCGATCCTTCACTGCGCCTGAGCGACTACGCAGGCCTCGGCTTTTACGCCGACGCCAACGCCGCCCTCGCGGCCCCCAAACCCGGTGCTCCGCCACGCGTACTCTTCTTCGGCGACTCCATCACCCATAACTGGGGCAATAAAAACTACTCCGACCTCTTCCAGCGAAAGTCGAATTACATCAACCGCGGCATCGGCGGCCAAACCACCGGCCAAATGCTTCTCCGCTACCGCGACGACGTCCTAGCGCTGCAGCCCAAAGTCGTCGTCCTTCTCGGTGGCACCAACGACCTCGCCAGCTACAAACTCCCGGACGTCGCCGCCTTCATCGAAGGCAACATCCAGTCCCTCGTCGAGCTCATGCAGCTCCACGGCGAACGCGTCATCCTTTGCTCGCTCACTCCGGTCTCCGACGCCATCAAGCCCCAGACCGACCGCCGCGACCCCGCAAAGATCCTCGCACTCAACGCCTGGCTCAAGCAGTACGCCGCAGCAAAGCACATTCCCTTCGTCGACTACTACGATGCCGTTACTGACGGCCACGACCGCATCCAAACCGCGCTCACCATCGATGGACTCCACCCCAACCACGACGGCGTCGCCAAAATGGAACCGCTCGTCGAGGCCGCCATCGCCGCAGAGCTCAAGAAATAAAAAGGGGCCCTTTAAAGAGCCGCTTTCATGTTCTTGGGAATGAATTTAACTAGCCTTTGCGAAAGGCTCCTTGCGCAGCAACCGCCTTAGTGCAG carries:
- a CDS encoding SDR family NAD(P)-dependent oxidoreductase, whose amino-acid sequence is MSGFLKTVTLGFSVAAGCTAGATLATIGAACFAVNKLRAQPIADNAVVVITGGSRGLGLALASRFARRPVRLVLASRKREELEQAQATLLAQHPHLQPESFYLVDVDLSEQEGCQRLIDETIARFGRIDVLVNNAGIIEVGPVESMTLEAFESAMRINFFAALYTTWYALPYMRRQQPLQGKRRAAVVNIASIGGKFSVPHMLPYSAAKFALVGFSTGLHAELRAKGIRVTTICPGLMRTGGEAHAKFVGDIAAEQKWFNLAAKTPGIATTTRHAANKIYSAVVHGRAEVTVTPQAWLGARFAGVFPETLQWMNALTNQHILPPAPE
- a CDS encoding helix-turn-helix transcriptional regulator, which codes for MATRRKTKGAYMISSVSEMYSIHPQTLRLYEREGLLRPSRSDGNTRLYTDEDLERLEFILNLARDLGVNMAGIAVVLQMRERMEEMNRQMQGFVDYVSTEMLARMQQGMTPTQAGLVPVRRTVVAAGTKKKS
- a CDS encoding GDSL-type esterase/lipase family protein, encoding MRLATLLLIASTLSATAQTKAPEVHESQYVKMREAQKADPSLRLSDYAGLGFYADANAALAAPKPGAPPRVLFFGDSITHNWGNKNYSDLFQRKSNYINRGIGGQTTGQMLLRYRDDVLALQPKVVVLLGGTNDLASYKLPDVAAFIEGNIQSLVELMQLHGERVILCSLTPVSDAIKPQTDRRDPAKILALNAWLKQYAAAKHIPFVDYYDAVTDGHDRIQTALTIDGLHPNHDGVAKMEPLVEAAIAAELKK